The following proteins are co-located in the Cutaneotrichosporon cavernicola HIS019 DNA, chromosome: 3 genome:
- the NTH1 gene encoding uncharacterized protein (Bifunctional DNA N-glycosylase with associated apurinic apyrimidinic (AP) lyase function that catalyzes the first step in base excision repair (BER), the primary repair pathway for the repair of oxidative DNA damage. The DNA N-glycosylase activity releases the damaged DNA base from DNA by cleaving the N- glycosidic bond, leaving an AP site. The AP lyase activity cleaves the phosphodiester bond 3' to the AP site by a beta-elimination. Primarily recognizes and repairs oxidative base damage of pyrimidines): MSGLRSTRSAANSRVTLLTTETKPDVKPDVDANGFTSLRRATRSTTRPEPEASSAKSTVDLSKYSYAEPARKRVKREVKEEDEPLVEVKDEPVSPARKRKEKAAYLPAREKAHPEPPKWREQYALIERMRAGIDAPVDTMGCERPRTMRDLDDKTLRFHILISLMLSSQTKDAVTSQAVMNLHESIVGGLTAATLATAPESTVADAINKVGFWRRKTEYIQAAARALVARPDGDVPQTIEELCQLKGVGPKMGFLALQAAWNINAGIGVDVHVHRITNRLKWHKPPTKTPEDTRVNLESWLPPELHRPINPLLVGFGQVICLPVGPRCDICLLGQQKLCPSRVTVNAANRKEIAYRFTADRDVKREIEETKPKVEIAYEEEEEEKLRPAVDEVDRVDKLEGEATVDAISVKIEP; encoded by the exons ATGTCGGGTCTTCGCTCGACGCGTTCGGCGGCCAACAGCCGTGTGACGCTTCTGACGACCGAAACCAAGCCTGACGTCAAGCCCGATGTCGATGCCAACGGGTTCACCTCGCTGCGGAGAGCGACGCGGTCCACGACGCGCCCCGAACCCGAAGCGTCTTCGGCCAAGTCGACCGTCGACCTGTCAAAATACTCGTATGCTGAACCCGCGCGGAAGCGCGTAAAGCGCGAagtcaaggaggaggacgagccgttggtggaggtcaaggacgagccTGTCTCTCCAGCGAGAaagaggaaggagaaggcggcaTATCTCCCTGCGCGGGAGAAGGCACACCCTGAGCCCCCCAAGTGGCGGGAGCAGTACGCATTGATTGAGCGTATGCGCGCCGGCATCGATGCGCCAGTCGATACTAT gggATGTGAGCGGCCGCGCACCATGAGAGACCTAGACGACAAG acgCTCCGGTTCCACAtcctcatctcgctcaTGCTCTCCTCGCAAACAAAGGACGCAGTGACGTCCCAAGCCGTCATGAACCTCCACGAATCCATTGTAGGGGGATTGACGGCCGCGACGCTCGCGACTGCGCCCGAGTCGACCGTAGCGGACGCGATCAACAAAGTCGGTTTCTGGCGCCGCAAGACAGAATACAtccaggcggcggcgcgggcacTCGTTGCCCGTcccgacggcgacgtgcCCCAGACTATTGAAGAGCTGTGTCAGTTGAAGGGAGTCGGGCCCAAGATGGGTTTCCTGGCCCTTCAGGCCGCATGGAATAT aaACGCGGGCATCGGTGTCGACGTGCATGTGCACCGCATCACGAACCGGCTGAAATGGCACAAACCGCCTACCAAGACGCCAGAGGATACTCG cgtcaacctcgagtCGTGGTTGCCGCCAGAGCTACATCGACCGATTAACCCGCTCCTCGTGGGCTTTGGACAG gtcATCTGTTTACCTGTCGGGCCGCGTTGCGACATCTGCCTCCTGGGCCAGCAGAAGCTGTGCCCGTCGCGCGTTACGGTGAACGCTGCGAACCGGAAAGAGATCGCGTACCGCTTCACGGCAGACAGGGACGTCAagcgcgagatcgaggagacTAAGCCAAAGGTCGAGATTGCGTatgaggaagaagaggaagagaagcTGCGGCCGGCGGTGGACGAGGTAGACCGAGTAGACAAACTGGAAGGGGAGGCGACAGTCGACGCGATATCCGTCAAAATCGAGCCGTAG
- a CDS encoding uncharacterized protein (Protein of unknown function (DUF3500)) — protein sequence MAVPLKSGFELDDDPATPRTDATVCFRDLIPHPDHPRVAGISTHDAHSWCASRRAVPAPAWLIKRLDVSNLEPYVGFSANGNPLPQIAYSDDEGAPVNAAVDAVNVLLDALPDELRSQVVRGTVDNDEFRAWSNPELYVNPGGIRLDETSPQTQDLIHDILRSSLSKEGYEKVNGCMLTNHFLGQLVNGPKVLNRHSYNFRLFLPPSGPSLTEPWGYTFFGHHLCLAVLFCGPRMVIGPTFMGAEPDRIDVGPHAGLRLFKREEIGGLNLTRSLSAENQRRAQIYEGMTCDEGLPADQWNPFDERHLAGARQDNRIVPYDGLPISSMTPNQREEIYALIQAFNIYLPAGPLQAKMRRVRSFEDQTYFAWIGKYGLGDPYYFRIHSPVVFCEFDFHCGIFLTNTSPAKCHIHTVNRLPNCEDYGKALVAQWREGGCV from the exons ATGGCAGTCCCACTCAAATCAGgcttcgagctcgacgacgacccgGCAACCCCGCGCACCGACGCGACCGTCTGCTTCCGCGACCTCATCCCGCACCCCGACCATCCTCGTGTCGCTGGCATCTCGACGCACGACGCACACAGTTGGTGCGCGTCGCGACGTGCAGTCCCCGCCCCAGCGTGGCTGATCAAGCGGCTCGACGTCTCTAACCTGGAGCCATATGTGGGATTCAGCGCCAACGGCAACCCTCTCCCCCAGATCGCAtacagcgacgacgagggtgcCCCAGTCAACGCGGCAGTAGATGCCGTCAACGTCCTCCTGGATGCCCTTCCAGACGAACTGAGGAGCCAAGTAGTGAGGGGAACCGTGGACAATGACGAGTTCCGCGCCTGGTCTAATCCCGAACTATACGTCAATCCTGGTGGTATACGGCTTGACGAAACTAGCCCCCAAACCCAGGACCTCATTCATGACATCCTACGCTCGTCCCTTTCCAAGGAAGGATATGAGAAAGTCAACGGGTGCATGCTCACAAATCACTTTCTGGGTCAACTCGTCAATGGACCAAAGGTCCTCAATCGGCACAGCTACAATTTCCggctcttcctccctccctctgGTCCCAGTCTCACTGAGCCTTGGGGATACACCTTCTTTGGACACCACCTCTGCCTTGCTGTGCTCTTTTGCGGGCCGCGAATGGTGATCGGGCCGACGTTTATGGGCGCCGAGCCGGATCGGATTGATGTTGGACCTCATGCGGGGTTACGGCTGTTTAAAAGGGAGGAGATTGGGGGCCTGAATCTCACGCGCTCGTTGAGCGCGGAGAACCAGAGGCGCGCGCAGATTTACGAGGGGATGACGTGTGATGAGGGGTTGCCGGCGGACCAGTGGAACCCGTTTGACGAGCG TCacctcgccggcgcgcgccaAGACAACCGCATCGTACCCTACGACGGTCTCCCCATATCGTCCATGACACCCAACCAACGGGAGGAGATCTACGCCCTCATCCAGGCATTCAACATCTACCTCCCCGCCGGTCCGCTTCAAGCCAAGATGCGGCGCGTCCGTTCCTTCGAGGACCAGACGTATTTCGCGTGGATAGGCAAGTATGGTCTCGGGGACCCGTATTATTTCCGCATACACAGTCCGGTCGTGTTCTGCGAGTTTGACTTTCATTGTGGGA TCTTCCTCACCAACACGTCCCCGGCGAAATGTCATATCCACACGGTGAACCGCCTCCCAAACTGCGAGGATTACGGTAaagcgctcgtcgcgcagtggcgggagggagggtgTGTGTAG
- a CDS encoding uncharacterized protein (Glutathione S-transferase, N-terminal domain), protein MPHIVVHHLNQSRSDRLFWLLEELNLPYQVKVHYRTPQGRAPTSLTEVSPLGKAPVVEVDGKVVTESGFITHYLLKHLNSGLPDLETSASEDSVFWNHFSEGSLMLHLQGGITAMKVQQGFASFKVLYLLLFFQKGASALAEYIQNITKDNVKPMLAEVDRFLEKNHNFSGSDKLGEGDFMMLYPLDSIARGTRKGEYELGHATKRWLDGVQARPAYQRARERIAQEEAGQKAAKL, encoded by the exons ATGCCACACATCGTCGTACACCACCTCAACCAGTCGCGGTCAGACCGCCTCTTCTGGCTCCTAGAG GAACTCAACCTCCCCTACCAAGTCAAAGTGCACTACCGCACCCCGCAAGGCCGCGCTCCAACCTCCCTCACCGAAGTCTCACCTCTCGGTAAAGCTCCGGTCGTAGAAgtcgacggcaaggtcgtAACCGAATCCGGCTTCATCACGCACTACCTCCTCAAGCACCTCAACTCTGGTTTGCCCGATCTCGAaacctcggcgtcggagGATTCAGTCTTCTGGAACCACTTCTCGGAAGGCAGTCTCATGCTCCACCTCCAAGGCGGCATCACTGCCATGAAAGTACAGCAGGGATTTGCCTCCTTCAAGGTTCTCTACTTGTTGCTCTTCTTCCAGAAGGGGGCTAGTGCACTGGCAGAGTATATCCAGAACATTACAAAGGACAACGTAAAGCCAATGCTTGCTGAGGTCGACAGGTTCCTTGAGAAGAACCACAATTTCTCGGGTTCGGATAAGCTTGGCGAAGGCGAC TTCATGATGCTCTATCCACTTGATAGTATTGCTCGTGGGACGCGGAAGGGAGAGTACGAGCTTGGTCACGCTACCAAGCGGTGGCTCGATGGCGTCCAAGCCCGTCCGGCATACCAGCGCGCACGCGAGCGTATCGCCCAGGAAGAGGCCGGGCAGAAGGCTGCCAAGCTCTAA
- a CDS encoding uncharacterized protein (YCII-related domain) codes for MPLYVCYCPDYSDNLETRLSVREAHLAAAAEDKKTGASVFGRAFLDDSVATKEAGKPADQLPGMAGSVMILRFPTIDEAWARIKADKYWTAGVWDKEKVVVREIIGAPVDDTIKIQ; via the exons ATGCCCCTCTACGTCTGCTACTGCCCCGACTACTCTGACAACCTCGAGACGCGCCTGAGCGTGCGTGAGGCTCACCTCGCGGCTGCGGCAGAGGACAAGAAGACGGGTGCTAGCG TCTTCGGCcgcgcgttcctcgacgactCGGTGGCCACCAAGGAGGCCGGGAAGCCGGCCGACCAGCTTCCCGGCATGGCGGGGAGCGTCATGATCCTCCGCTTCCCGAcgatcgacgaggcgtGGGCACGCATCAAGGCTGACAAGTACTGGACCGCCGGGGTGTGGGACAAGGAAAAGGTGGTTGTGCGCGAGATCATTGGCGCGCCAGTCGACGACACAATCAAGATCCAGTAG
- a CDS encoding uncharacterized protein (Belongs to the glycosyl hydrolase 5 (cellulase A) family): MFISLPNSSDTKMTKTNTFLKVDGENIVRDGKPIVLKGAALGGWMNMENFITGYPGHEHQVRRELLKVLGKEKYDFFFDKFLEYFFTEADAAFFASLGLNCIRLPVNYRHFEDDMAPGVFKEEGFKHLDRVIDLCAKYGIYTVIDLHAAPGAQNIDWHSDGGTNQALFWVHKDFQDRTVAIWEHLARHYCDNTWVAGYNPLNEPTDEEHTRLPAFYARVEKAIRAIDPHHILFLDGNTFGMDFRAFTEPLPNCVYAVHDYSNYGFPNPPEEFTGTKEQIEFHERAFERKIEFMKKIGGPVWNGEFGPVYQQASDGIPDWEDMNDRRYAVLECQLGIYAKSHTSWSIWLYKDIGFQGMTYVNPDSAYIKLIQPFLTKKRPMADWLRAAAPSIDNRYPKMWRSERHLTRIVRNCLLADELCCEYAAYFADKSEAELEELARSFALENCVKRERLNAILQEDGRRGEI, from the exons ATGTTCATCTCACTCCCGAATAGCTCGGACACCAAGATGACCAAGACCAACACGTtcctcaaagtcgacggcgagaatATCGTGCGCGACGGCAAGCCTATCGTCCTCAAGGGCGCCGCACTCGGTGGATGGA tgaACATGGAGAACTTCATCACAGGCTACCCCGGCCACGAACACCAGGTCCggcgcgagctcctcaaggtGCTCGGCAAGGAAAAGTATGACTTTTTCTTTGATAAG TTCCTCGAGTACTTCTTCACCGAGGCAGACGCGGCATTCTTCGCCTCGCTTGGGCTCAACTGCATTCGCCTGCCCGTCAACTACCGGCACTTTGAGGATGACATGGCGCCAGGCGTgttcaaggaggaggggttcaagcacctcgaccgcgtcatCGACTTGTGTGCAAAGTACGGAATTTACACTGTTATTGACCTGCACGCTGCACCCGGGGCGCAGAACATTGACTGGCACTCGGACGGGGGGACAAACCAGGCGCTGT TCTGGGTCCACAAGGACTTCCAGGACCGCACCGTCGCCATCTGGGAGCACCTGGCCCGCCACTACTGCGACAACACCTGGGTCGCGGGCTACAACCCCCTCAACGAGCccaccgacgaggagcacaCCCGCCTACCGGCTTTCTACGCTCGCGTCGAGAAGGCGATCCGTGCGATCGACCCCCACcacatcctcttcctcgacggcaaCACGTTCGGAATGGACTTTCGCGCCTTCACCGAACCCCTGCCGAACTGCGTGTACGCCGTCCACGACTACTCGAACTACGGGTTCCCGAACCCGCCCGAGGAGTTCACTGGGACCAAGGAGCAGATCGAGTTCCACGAGCGCGCGTTTGAGCGCAAGATCGAATTCATGAAGAAGATCGGGGGGCCTGTTTGGA ACGGCGAGTTTGGGCCGGTATACCAGCAGGCATCGGATGGCATCCCGGACTGGGAAGACATGAATGACCGGCGCTACGCGGTTCTCGAATGCCAGTTGGGGATCTACGCAAAGTCGCACACGTCATGGAGTATCTGGCTATACAAAGACATTGGGTTCCAGGGCATGACCTATGTCAACCCCGACTCGGCTTACATCAAGCTAATCCAGCCTTTCCTGACCAAGAAGCGG CCCATGGCTGACTGGCTgcgtgccgccgcgccctccaTCGACAACCGCTATCCCAAGATGTGGCGCTCGGAGCGACACCTCACCCGCATCGTGCGAAACTGCCTACTTGCAGACGAGCTGTGCTGCGAATACGCCGCGTACTTTGCGGACAAGAGTGAggctgagctcgaggagctcgcgcgcagcTTCGCCCTCGAGAACTGcgtcaagcgcgagcggctCAACGCGATCCTGCAGGAGGACGGGCGGCGTGGGGAGATATAA
- the ROK1 gene encoding uncharacterized protein (helicase superfamily c-terminal domain), whose product MASTFNLLTAGVRFNKSRFQKDMDLFEKKEKSKSKGKGKGKALAKETALPSSLNFFGDRSAAAVPKPEPESESESDNDSESAPDIPEPPKQKITLTGPDPLPSSLGTDLASLFTDDSPLRKPLLRALNESNIHGLWGVQCAVSGSLLAGQDTMCIAPTGSGKTLSYLLPTLVQLRQPARKMGDEGKGIRALVVVPTHDLAVQIHGVLKAITAGQKWRCMVLSKATQKAVCESAPGHNSGSDEEDEAEESEDETEGGLGIDVLIATPERLHHLLDAGRVSLASTRYLILDESDRLLGPDFLPQVEPIVEATGEEVQKALFSATMPAGVEELARRWLKDGGVRVVVGVKDSAVTTVDQSLLFTGSEAGKSLALANLISEGGLPYPSLIFVQSIERADELSKQLVLDGVRAEAVHSGRGKSKRDAAIDAFRRGDVWVLVVTDVLARGMDFRGVKVVVNYDFPQTVQSYIHRIGRTGRAGRPGKAITFFSNEDAPYLRTVANVLRASGCPVPEYMLQLKKPSKNQKRKLAKAPVERKSVGGGGRDVAAENAKRKRAMIEGTKRRKATEGKKQKTEA is encoded by the exons atggcgtcgacattcaacctcctcaccgccggCGTGCGGTTCAACAAGTCGCGCTTCCAGAAGGACATGGATCTCttcgagaagaaggagaagagcaagagcaagggcaagggcaagggcaaggctCTGGCCAAGGAGACTGCCCTCCCGTCGTCTCTCAACTTCTTCGGCGACCGCtctgccgctgccgtccCGAAGCCCGAACCCGAATCCGAATCCGAGTCTGACAACGACTCCGAGTCGGCACCCGACATCCCCGAGCCACCGAAGCAGAAAATCACGCTCACCGGCCCCGATCCCCTTCCCTCGTCCCTCGGAACCGACCTAGCCTCCCTCTTCACCGACGACTCGCCCCTCCGCAAACCGCTCCTCCGCGCTCTGAACGAGAGCAATATCCACGGACTGTGGGGTGTGCAGTGTGCCGTGTCGGGAAGCCTCCTCGCTGGCCAAGACACGATGTGCATTGCCCCCACAGGGAGCGGCAAGACACTCTCCTACCTCCTCCCAACGCTGGTGCAGCTGCGGCAGCCGGCGCGCAagatgggcgacgagggaAAGGGTATCCGCGCACTCGTCGTTGTGCCGACCCACGATTTGGCTGTGCAGATCCACGGCGTGCTCAAGGCCATCACGGCGGGGCAGAAGTGGCGCTGCATGGTGCTCAGCAAGGCGACGCAAAAGGCCGTGTGCGAGTCTGCACCGGGACACAACTCGGGaagcgacgaggaggacgaggccgaggagagtgaAGACGAGACAGAGGGTGGTCTCGGCATCGATGTCCTCATCGCCACGCCGGAGCGGTTgcaccacctcctcgacgcggggCGCGTGTCGCTAGCAAG tacACGCTACCTTATCCTCGACGAGTCGGACCGCCTACTCGGCCCCGACTTTCTCCCTCAGGTGGAGCCCATCGTTGAGGCgacgggcgaggaggtccaGAAGGCCCtcttctcggcgacgatgcCGGCTGGCGTagaggagctcgcgcggcgATGGCTCAAGGACGGGGGTGTGCGCGTGGTCGTCGGAGTCAA GGACTCGGCCGTAACCACCGTTGACCAGtctctcctcttcaccGGGTCGGAGGCAGGCAAgtcgctcgcgctcgccaacctcaTCTCAGAGGGTGGGCTGCCATACCCGTCCCTCATCTTCGTCCAGTCCATCGAACGTGCCGACGAGCTTTCCAAGCAGCTGGTACTGGACGGTGTTCGCGCTGAAGCGGTGCACTCTGGGCGAGGGAAGAGCAAGCGTGACGCAGCGATCGACGCGttccgccgcggcgacgtgTGGGTGCTGGTCGTCACGGACGTGCTAGCGCGCGGCATGGACTTCCGTGGTGTCAAGGTGGTCGTCAACTATG ATTTCCCCCAGACTGTCCAGTCGTACATCCACCGCATCGGACGTACCGGTCGCGCCGGGCGCCCAGGGAAGGCGATCACGTTCTTCAGCAACGAAGACGCGCCGTACCTGCGCACGGTCGCAAATGTTCTTCGCGCAAGCGGCTGCCCGGTGCCCGAGTACATGTTGCAACTGAAGAAGCCGAGCAAGAACCAGAAGCGCAAGCTGGCCAAGGCGCCGGTTGAGCGCAAGTCTGTcggaggagggggacgCGACGTTGCTGCCGAGAACGCAAAGCGGAAGCGCGCGATGATCGAGGGCACCAAGCGGAGGAAAGCGACTGAGGGAAAGAAGCAGAAGACGGAGGCATGA
- a CDS encoding uncharacterized protein (GAL4-like Zn(II)2Cys6 (or C6 zinc) binuclear cluster DNA-binding domain) → MLPKSPTAELDEAASPPAASSSLGPKPVAKISCLACRAAKRKCLTPDAFTVCKRCTDQGIECEYQKHRRGRRKKNPDNVPATSRSRSRSRSRSPSRHDTSPSRPLVDRGRPERDNSISRSAIRSHSIRFSHVVPVEGDSSPYIPRPTSQPPATGGANLALLRTDCPDPVMSGFLSEADAYELFEFYFHHLNVAVAILDPVLHTATYCRDKSPLLFSAVLTVTAKIIRPEAYPSCLFIANKLVGQAVEFGLCSIEIVQAIIMLTHWKKADDSTSWRKVGYAIRMAQELRLNQRAPRPLPRNERQAREILNKERCWLNLIVADYHLAMHHSLPRMINQDDVDDPMEWITEHPHLPCPGEAVIAPWISFSRLCRLFADMLAGMNGSPSNLRSLHWLEMEYKRWNRRWIEKNSEYGFLQQQVAMVKLCGSLLHFHICEYHLLFTARYRSSGATLDTSEPSPLSYAFAECADVALGLLEIFQTDFVANDYLPFCFNMTWVGVAITSVWLVKNIGAMDKMDRKAVIRKLTEVADSTATASRSSEDMPAYTHRLIKHLLDSVCPEWHLASTKSSAVPAGDGDGGSSTSGPTPGIAIAPPQTWNMPSAQQMIQETLWHPSVFQDIPTLRTPAQHNQCTTGNSAYHPPQPDSIPQPITSDVLFPAADDDIWKLLFPL, encoded by the exons ATGCTCCCAAAGTCACCAAcagccgagctcgacgaggctgcTTCCCCCCCTGCGGCGTCCAGCAGCCTGGGGCCAAAGCCAGTAGC caaGATCTCATGTCTCGCATgtcgcgccgccaag cgcAAGTGCCTGACGCCTGACGCGTTCACCGTCTGCAAGCGATGCACTGACCAGGGCATCGAGTGCGAATACCAGAAAcatcggcgagggcggaggaagaagaacCCCGACAACGTGCCGGCCACgagccgcagccgcagccgctcgcgctcacgctcacCGTCACGTCATGACACTAGCCCATCACGTCCTCTGGTGGACCGCGGCCGGCCAGAGAGAGACAACTCGATTTCCAGATCAGCTATCCGCAGCCACAGTATCCGCTTCTCACATGTCGTGCCAGTCGAGGGCGACTCGTCTC CCTACATTCCCCGACCCACCTCGCAGCCGCCCGCAACGGGCGgtgccaacctcgccctcctccgcaccgACTGTCCTGATCCCGTCATGAGTGGCTTCCTctccgaggccgacgcgtACGAGCTCTTTGAATT TTACTTCCACCATTTGAACGTCGCGGTCGCCATCCTCGATCCGGTCCTCCACACGGCAACGTACTGCCGCGACAAGAGCccgctcctcttctccgccGTACtcaccgtcaccgccaAGATCATCCGCCCCGAAGCGTACCCATCGTGTCTGTTCATCGCGAACAAGCTTGTCGGGCAGGCAGTCGAGTTCGGCCTGTGCTCGATCGAAATCGTCCAGGCCATCATCATGCTCACGCACTGGAAGAAAGCGGACGACTCGACTTCCTGGCGCAAAGTCGGGTACGCGATTCGAATGGCGCAGGAACTGCGTCTGAACCAGcgagcgccgaggcccCTGCCCCGCAACGAGCGACAAGCTCGCGAGATCCTCAACAAGGAGCGATGCTGGCTCA acctcatcgtcgccgactACCACCTCGCAATGCACCACTCGCTCCCCCGCATGATCAAccaggacgacgtcgacgacccgATGGAGTGGATCACGGAACACCCGCACCTCCCGTGCCCTGGTGAGGCGGTCATCGCCCCGTGGATCAGCTTCTCCCGCCTGTGTCGCCTCTTCGCAGACATGCTTGCGGGTATGAATGGTAGCCCGTCAAATCTCCGAAGCTTACACTGGCTCGAGATGGAGTACAAGCGGTGGAATAGGCGCTGGATCGAGAAGAACT ccGAGTACGGGTTCCTGCAACAGCAGGTTGCCATGGTCAAGTTGTGCGGCAGTCTGCTCCACTTCCACATCTGCGAGTACCATCTACTCTTTACTGCGCGGTATCGCTCCAGCGGCGCGACACTGGACACCTCTGAGCCATCGCCACTGAGCTACGCGTTTGCCGAGTGCGCCGACGTGGCGCTGGGCTTGCTCGAGATCTTCCAGACAGATTTCGTTGCCAACGACTACCTCCCCTTCTGCTTCAACATGACTTGGGTTGGCGTGGCCATCACTAGTGTGTGGCTGGTCAAG AACATAGGCGCGATGGACAAGATGGACCGCAAGGCCGTGATCCGCAAGCTCACCGAGGTGGCTGACTCTACGGCGACAGCCTCCCGCTCCTCTGAGGACATGCCAGCCTACACCCACCGCCTCATCAAACACCTCCTGGACTCGGTCTGCCCGGAGTGGCATCTGGCCTCCACCAAGTCCTCAGCAGTCCCAgcaggcgacggcgacggcggttCGTCCACCTCGGGCCCGACGCCTGGGATCGCcatcgcgccgccgcagacGTGGAACATGCCTAGCGCACAGCAGATGATCCAAGAGACCCTCTGGCACCCGTCCGTCTTCCAGGACATACCGACCCTCCGCACACCCGCACAGCACAACCAGTGCACGACCGGCAACTCGGCGTACCACCCGCCGCAACCTGATAGCATTCCACAGCCGATCACGAGCGACGTGCTCTTCCCTGCGGCTGACGACGATATCTG gaaGCTTCTTTTCCCGCTATAG